The following proteins are co-located in the Siansivirga zeaxanthinifaciens CC-SAMT-1 genome:
- a CDS encoding energy transducer TonB family protein, whose translation MHLTNQHKALLITLLTAGTIMLLVFNLSLKQHSEEIAESYYEIEPEKELTEEEVKALEALEQLNNTKAETNKAFNETEDNKHFAQAYKTIAPPEDYTPKASENDGESENNYTLSEKPTTDKKIRKEELSAFSKVNDLLKQQQSKGANTKSTMHYSLVGRTHYFMPTPIYLCEIGGKIVVNITVNAKGDVIDAYINSASTSENQCLTDAALEYAKEAKFSEDASKKTQLGSITFNFIGKN comes from the coding sequence TTGCATCTAACAAATCAACATAAAGCTTTATTAATTACGCTGCTTACAGCTGGCACCATTATGCTTTTGGTTTTTAATTTAAGCCTAAAACAGCACAGTGAGGAAATAGCCGAAAGCTATTACGAAATAGAGCCAGAAAAAGAATTAACCGAAGAAGAAGTAAAAGCTCTAGAAGCTTTAGAACAATTAAATAATACCAAAGCCGAAACCAACAAAGCTTTTAACGAAACCGAAGATAACAAGCATTTTGCTCAGGCCTACAAAACCATTGCACCCCCAGAAGATTATACTCCTAAGGCCAGTGAAAATGACGGAGAGAGTGAAAACAACTATACCCTAAGCGAAAAACCAACCACCGATAAAAAAATAAGAAAAGAAGAATTATCGGCTTTTAGTAAAGTAAACGACTTATTAAAACAACAACAAAGCAAAGGTGCTAATACCAAAAGCACCATGCATTACTCGTTAGTTGGACGCACCCATTACTTTATGCCAACACCCATATATTTATGTGAAATAGGCGGAAAAATAGTTGTAAACATTACTGTAAATGCTAAAGGCGACGTAATAGATGCCTACATCAATTCGGCTTCAACATCAGAAAATCAATGCTTAACAGATGCGGCTTTAGAATATGCCAAAGAAGCAAAATTTAGTGAAGACGCTTCAAAGAAAACCCAATTAGGCTCTATAACATTTAATTTTATTGGCAAAAATTAA
- a CDS encoding thioredoxin family protein produces the protein MDSIIKSSLNRSITYTYYRNLVKQLVSQNDTTGTEKSENLVAYTKLNDKRMNRWDKTIVISEPYQAKIKAFNHPITWLVIVESWCGDAAHVLPVLNKIAELNNVINLKIVLRDENPELMDAFLTNGARSIPKLIILDDSSNDVLSTYGPRPSEATNFVSRYKAKYGSLTPEFKEDLQHWYNNDKGQNVIDDITNLLYQLELNFCQ, from the coding sequence ATGGATTCCATTATTAAAAGTAGTTTAAATCGCAGTATTACTTATACATATTATAGAAATTTAGTAAAACAATTAGTATCACAAAATGATACTACAGGAACCGAAAAGTCTGAAAACTTGGTGGCGTATACCAAATTGAATGATAAACGTATGAATCGTTGGGATAAAACAATTGTGATTTCTGAACCGTATCAAGCAAAAATAAAAGCATTTAATCACCCAATTACATGGTTAGTTATTGTTGAAAGTTGGTGTGGCGATGCTGCTCATGTTTTGCCAGTTTTGAATAAAATAGCTGAGTTAAACAATGTTATAAATTTAAAAATTGTTTTGCGTGATGAAAATCCTGAGTTGATGGATGCTTTTTTAACTAATGGTGCGCGCTCCATACCTAAACTAATTATTTTAGATGATAGCTCTAATGATGTTTTAAGTACTTATGGTCCTAGACCTTCTGAAGCTACTAATTTTGTAAGCCGATACAAGGCTAAATACGGAAGTTTAACTCCAGAATTTAAGGAAGATTTACAACATTGGTACAACAATGATAAGGGGCAAAATGTAATAGATGATATTACCAATTTACTTTATCAGCTTGAACTTAATTTTTGCCAATAA
- a CDS encoding DNA-3-methyladenine glycosylase I, whose product MTNKHRCGWCAGDKLYETYHDLEWGVPVYDDATIFEFLILETFQAGLSWITILRKRENFRAAFDAFDYQKIARYNQDKIDGLLQNTGIVRNKLKIHATITNAQNFIKIQEEFGSFSKYIWAFVDGKPIKNNVKNYKEAPPTTAISDTISKDLKKRGFKFVGSTVMYAHMQATGMVNDHEINCFRYEEV is encoded by the coding sequence ATGACGAATAAGCACAGGTGTGGCTGGTGTGCTGGCGATAAGCTATATGAAACTTACCACGATTTAGAGTGGGGCGTTCCTGTTTATGATGATGCTACTATTTTTGAATTTTTAATATTAGAAACCTTTCAAGCTGGGTTAAGCTGGATTACTATTTTACGTAAACGTGAAAATTTCAGGGCAGCTTTTGATGCTTTTGACTACCAAAAAATAGCTCGTTACAATCAAGATAAAATTGATGGTCTTTTGCAAAATACCGGTATTGTTAGAAATAAATTAAAAATACATGCTACCATTACCAATGCTCAAAATTTTATTAAAATTCAAGAGGAATTTGGAAGTTTTAGCAAGTATATTTGGGCTTTTGTAGATGGAAAACCTATTAAAAATAACGTGAAAAATTATAAAGAAGCGCCACCTACAACAGCTATTAGCGATACCATAAGTAAAGATTTAAAAAAACGTGGTTTTAAATTTGTAGGCTCAACCGTAATGTATGCTCACATGCAAGCAACGGGTATGGTTAACGACCACGAAATCAATTGTTTTAGATATGAAGAAGTTTAA
- a CDS encoding DUF2490 domain-containing protein codes for MSYIKFAGLIILITSSFVLKAQNNFMTLGETSFALNHKVSKNYSLNFATRSRYFIYNNQNLQYQQQQIDIFHFSTIALNFNHDLSLGIYYRNRDLFNTGSDEVRITQQFNYKKQKLGIRYGHRFRAEQRIFNTKTVFRQRYRFAVDFPLSGEKLDVGEPYFLSSLEALLSLSKPDKPEIDQRSTAQIGYQLTENLKLQIGLEYRLEAFNVKTKHNLFALSSAILKI; via the coding sequence ATGTCCTATATTAAATTCGCTGGCTTAATTATACTTATTACCAGTTCTTTTGTATTAAAAGCACAGAATAATTTTATGACATTGGGTGAAACCTCTTTTGCTTTAAACCACAAAGTATCAAAAAACTACAGCTTAAATTTTGCGACCCGTTCACGATATTTTATATACAACAACCAAAACCTACAATACCAGCAACAGCAAATAGATATATTTCATTTTTCAACCATTGCTTTAAATTTTAATCACGATTTAAGCCTTGGTATATACTACCGCAATCGAGACCTGTTTAATACTGGTAGTGATGAAGTGCGAATTACACAACAATTTAATTACAAAAAGCAGAAACTTGGCATACGATATGGACACCGTTTTAGAGCCGAACAACGCATTTTTAATACCAAAACTGTGTTTAGGCAACGTTATCGTTTTGCAGTAGATTTTCCTTTAAGTGGTGAAAAACTAGATGTTGGAGAGCCTTATTTTTTGAGTTCTTTAGAAGCTTTACTTAGTTTAAGCAAACCCGATAAGCCAGAAATAGACCAACGTAGCACTGCCCAAATAGGATACCAGCTTACTGAAAATTTAAAACTTCAAATCGGTTTAGAATACCGTCTTGAAGCTTTTAATGTTAAAACTAAACATAATTTGTTTGCATTAAGTTCTGCAATTTTAAAGATATAA
- the aat gene encoding leucyl/phenylalanyl-tRNA--protein transferase, producing the protein MKYLTPNMPFPDVSEASEEGLLAVGGDLSTKRLLEAYKQGIFPWFSANEPILWWSPDPRFVLFPHKLKVSKIMRQVLKHHDFNITVNQDFKSVITACSKIKRNGQDDTWITKTMITAYLKLYELGFAKSVEVWQDKQLVGGLYGVDLGNGVFCGESMFATVSNASKAGFITFIKNSNYKLIDCQVYTNHLKSLGAEEIPRNEFIKYLYL; encoded by the coding sequence ATGAAATATCTTACCCCAAATATGCCATTTCCAGATGTTTCTGAAGCTTCAGAAGAAGGCTTGCTTGCCGTAGGAGGTGATTTGTCTACTAAACGATTATTAGAAGCCTACAAGCAAGGCATTTTTCCTTGGTTTAGTGCAAATGAACCCATTTTATGGTGGTCTCCCGATCCGCGATTTGTTTTGTTTCCTCATAAATTAAAGGTTTCGAAAATTATGAGGCAGGTTTTAAAACATCACGATTTTAACATTACAGTAAACCAAGATTTTAAATCGGTTATAACAGCGTGTTCTAAAATAAAACGAAATGGGCAAGACGATACCTGGATAACCAAAACCATGATTACAGCCTATTTGAAACTTTATGAACTAGGTTTTGCCAAATCTGTTGAGGTATGGCAAGATAAACAATTGGTAGGCGGTCTTTATGGTGTCGATTTAGGCAATGGTGTTTTTTGTGGTGAAAGCATGTTTGCGACTGTTAGTAATGCGAGCAAAGCTGGGTTTATAACGTTTATTAAGAATTCTAATTATAAATTAATTGACTGCCAAGTCTATACCAACCATTTAAAAAGTTTGGGTGCCGAGGAAATACCTAGAAATGAATTTATTAAGTATTTATATCTTTAA
- a CDS encoding DUF3127 domain-containing protein, translating to MEVQGKIKMLGDTQTVGSGGFRKRELVVTTEEQYPQHILVEFVQDKTELLNSYKVGQQVKVSINLRGREWVNPQGETKYFNAIQGWRIEALQSEPAGVPPVAPTDAFEPAGDLNDDDHDDLPF from the coding sequence ATGGAAGTTCAAGGAAAAATCAAAATGCTTGGTGACACTCAAACAGTAGGGAGTGGCGGATTTAGAAAAAGAGAATTAGTAGTAACTACAGAAGAGCAATACCCACAACACATTTTAGTGGAATTTGTACAAGATAAAACAGAGTTATTAAATAGTTACAAAGTTGGACAACAAGTAAAGGTAAGTATTAATTTACGTGGGCGCGAATGGGTTAATCCACAAGGTGAAACGAAATATTTTAATGCCATTCAAGGATGGAGAATAGAAGCTTTACAAAGCGAACCTGCAGGTGTGCCACCAGTAGCACCAACCGATGCTTTTGAGCCTGCGGGAGATTTAAATGATGACGATCACGACGATTTACCATTTTAA
- a CDS encoding flavin reductase family protein: MPAVDPKTLSSSQLDDCLLSAVAPRPIALASTVDANGKVNLSPFSYFNVVSTNPPILIFSPTRRIRDNAIKHTLKNVLEVKEVVINMVTFDMVYQMSLTSSDYAEGVNEFEKAGFTMLKSDTVKPYRVGESPIQMECKVNDVVALGTHPGAGNIVICEVVKLHIDDDILNEDQTINQQKLDLVARAGGSYYTRANKGFFKIPRPFKSVSFGIDNFPEAVKNSMVLTGNDLGLLATVEALPEKSEVDYFINELSVKYPSIKTNNEREKQQLARNYLSFGDVDSAWKILLS; encoded by the coding sequence ATGCCAGCAGTAGATCCAAAAACCCTATCATCCAGTCAATTAGATGATTGTTTATTAAGTGCTGTTGCTCCCAGGCCGATTGCTTTGGCAAGTACTGTAGATGCAAACGGAAAGGTGAATTTATCACCATTTAGTTATTTTAATGTAGTAAGTACGAATCCGCCGATTTTAATTTTTTCACCAACGCGTCGTATTCGAGATAATGCCATTAAACATACCTTAAAAAACGTTTTGGAGGTGAAAGAAGTGGTAATTAATATGGTTACTTTTGATATGGTTTATCAAATGTCCCTAACAAGTTCAGACTATGCCGAAGGTGTTAATGAATTTGAAAAAGCAGGATTCACCATGTTAAAATCAGATACAGTGAAGCCATATCGAGTAGGCGAGTCGCCTATTCAAATGGAATGTAAGGTGAATGATGTTGTGGCTTTGGGCACGCATCCGGGTGCTGGAAATATAGTAATTTGTGAAGTTGTAAAACTTCATATTGATGATGATATTTTAAACGAAGATCAAACCATAAATCAACAAAAATTAGATTTGGTTGCACGGGCTGGCGGTAGCTATTATACAAGAGCTAATAAAGGGTTTTTTAAAATACCAAGACCTTTTAAAAGCGTAAGTTTTGGAATTGATAATTTCCCCGAAGCTGTTAAAAATAGTATGGTTTTAACAGGTAACGATTTAGGGTTGTTGGCAACGGTGGAGGCTTTACCAGAAAAAAGTGAAGTGGATTATTTTATTAATGAATTAAGTGTAAAATATCCCAGTATTAAAACAAATAATGAAAGAGAAAAACAACAATTAGCTCGTAATTATTTAAGTTTTGGAGATGTTGACAGTGCATGGAAAATACTGTTAAGTTAA
- a CDS encoding sensor histidine kinase: MIFTKYSNALRWFIIITSFAIVSLILWKTYEFFQHFKEEERAKMENWSFAQTDLINSDTNENLDLTLKVLNSNKTTPMLVINEDGSLASYNNLDEKKISDSLYVQKLIREFESENKPIPVKFGNSIVSTIYYGNSPLLNKLKYYPLALLLIVFLFGAVIFFFYRSNKNATQNKLWSGMAKETAHQIGTPLSSLIGWTEILKSENVNMTYINEMEKDIDRLQTITERFSKIGSIPTLEVSDIIEETIHSYDYLKARSSKLIDFELVVPEGEILVNMNKQLYSWTIENLVKNAIDAMKGRGKLTVSITQLENTIKVHVSDTGKGIAKKDFNKIFEPGYTTKKRGWGLGLSLTRRIIEDFHNGKIKVLDSEIDKGTTIQITLNRA; encoded by the coding sequence ATGATTTTTACAAAATACAGTAATGCGTTACGCTGGTTTATAATTATTACCTCATTCGCCATTGTTTCCCTCATTTTGTGGAAAACTTACGAGTTTTTTCAGCATTTTAAAGAAGAAGAGCGCGCCAAAATGGAAAATTGGTCGTTTGCTCAAACCGATTTAATAAATTCTGATACCAACGAAAATTTAGATCTCACTTTAAAAGTGCTAAACAGTAACAAAACAACGCCCATGCTCGTAATTAACGAAGATGGAAGTTTGGCGAGTTATAATAATTTAGATGAGAAAAAAATTAGTGATTCCTTATATGTACAAAAATTAATTCGTGAATTTGAATCGGAAAACAAACCTATTCCGGTTAAGTTTGGCAATAGCATTGTAAGTACCATTTACTATGGCAACTCGCCATTACTTAATAAACTAAAATACTATCCATTAGCTTTATTACTTATTGTTTTTCTTTTTGGAGCTGTTATTTTCTTCTTTTATAGAAGCAATAAAAATGCGACACAAAACAAACTTTGGTCTGGTATGGCTAAAGAAACGGCGCATCAAATTGGCACCCCGCTATCGTCGTTAATTGGTTGGACCGAAATTTTAAAGTCTGAAAATGTAAACATGACATACATTAATGAGATGGAAAAAGATATTGACCGACTTCAAACCATAACAGAACGTTTTAGCAAAATTGGCTCGATCCCCACTTTAGAAGTTTCAGATATTATTGAAGAAACCATTCATTCATATGATTATTTAAAAGCACGTTCTTCAAAATTAATAGACTTTGAATTGGTGGTTCCTGAGGGAGAAATCTTAGTAAACATGAATAAACAATTGTATAGTTGGACTATTGAAAACCTTGTGAAAAATGCCATCGATGCCATGAAAGGTCGCGGTAAACTAACGGTTTCCATAACTCAATTAGAAAATACGATAAAGGTGCATGTTTCCGATACCGGAAAAGGTATTGCAAAAAAAGATTTTAATAAAATTTTCGAGCCGGGTTACACAACAAAAAAACGTGGTTGGGGACTTGGTTTATCGCTAACACGACGTATTATTGAAGATTTTCATAATGGTAAAATTAAAGTGTTAGATTCTGAAATAGACAAAGGCACCACCATCCAGATAACCTTAAACCGAGCTTAG
- a CDS encoding HIT family protein: MASIFTKIVNGEIPCYKISETDDFLAFLDVNPNSIGHTLCIPKKEVDKIFDLDEATYTGLMQFSRTIAKAIEKAIPCKRIGMTVIGLEVPHTHVHLIPLHTMEDARFIKKESLTKDAFIDIANKIKAAL; this comes from the coding sequence ATGGCTTCAATTTTCACTAAAATAGTTAATGGGGAAATCCCTTGTTATAAAATTTCAGAAACAGATGATTTTTTAGCTTTTTTAGATGTGAACCCCAATAGTATTGGGCATACTTTATGCATACCTAAGAAAGAAGTCGATAAAATTTTTGATTTAGATGAAGCGACTTATACAGGCTTAATGCAGTTTTCTCGAACCATTGCAAAGGCCATTGAAAAAGCCATTCCATGCAAGCGTATTGGCATGACGGTTATTGGGCTGGAAGTGCCACATACACATGTGCATTTAATTCCGTTACATACCATGGAAGATGCACGTTTCATAAAAAAAGAAAGTTTAACTAAAGATGCTTTTATCGATATTGCTAATAAAATAAAGGCTGCATTATAA
- the greA gene encoding transcription elongation factor GreA codes for MSKVSYYTPEGLKKLRDELKQLKDVERVKASKAIAEARDKGDLSENAEYDAAKEAQGMLEMRISKLEDALAGARVIDESQLDNSKILVLSKVKIKNQTNGMEMNYTLVADGEADLASGKISVNSPIGKGLLGKSVGDVAEIKVPNGVMKFDIIEISR; via the coding sequence ATGAGTAAAGTATCATACTATACACCAGAAGGGTTAAAAAAATTAAGAGACGAACTTAAGCAATTAAAAGATGTAGAACGTGTAAAAGCTTCTAAAGCTATTGCTGAAGCTAGAGATAAAGGCGATTTAAGTGAGAATGCAGAATATGATGCTGCTAAAGAAGCACAGGGCATGTTAGAAATGCGTATTTCTAAATTAGAAGATGCTTTAGCTGGTGCTCGTGTTATTGATGAGTCGCAATTAGATAATTCTAAAATATTAGTATTGTCTAAAGTGAAAATAAAAAACCAAACCAATGGTATGGAAATGAATTATACCTTGGTTGCCGATGGCGAAGCCGATTTAGCATCTGGTAAAATATCTGTTAACTCACCTATTGGAAAAGGGCTTTTAGGCAAGTCGGTTGGAGATGTTGCCGAAATAAAAGTTCCTAATGGCGTTATGAAATTTGATATTATCGAAATTTCAAGATAA
- a CDS encoding TonB-dependent receptor: MKSTFLILSSKSSNNFFRKFSFNLQNKVGKTKNSFLFITLGVLSISASAQNNQKVQDSTKTEKLDEVLVNAVRVNANSPITHSNLTKEEISKRNLGQDIPVLMNFLPSVVTTSDAGAGVGYTSIRVRGTDGTRVNVTINGIPYNDPESQGSFWVNLGDFASSTESLQLQRGVGSSTNGSGAFGASLNLLTDAFSEEASGEISNSFGSYNTRKHTVKLSTGLLNNHFEISGRFSKIYSDGYVDRAFTDLKSYFLQGIYKDDNTLIKALTFGNAERTYQAWFGLTADQLKENRRQNPYTYDNETDNYWQDHYQLHWNERLGNNWSTTLGLNYTKGKGYFEQYKTDEAAANFNNLIEDNSDVIVRRWLDNNFYVVNANLTYKKNALEIISGVSYNTYSGDHFGEVIWGSNLAPNTNIRDRYYDGDATKNDFSLFSKATFKLAEKVTGFVDLQGRFVTYKTDGINSDLVNFVTDANFSFFNPKVGLTFKQNDVSSFYASYARANREPNRDDFKAGVTENETLNDVELGWRYHNNKIMLNSNLYYMFYQNQLVLTGQLDDVGSPIRETSGASYRLGLELDAAIQFCKAFNVSSNLALSSNKNKNFNTSINGEVVNLGNTNISFSPEIVIGNALNFYPAERLQLSLLSKFVGEQYMGNIDNEESKLDSYFVNDFNFNYELKPNKIFKSIVLSGLVNNIFNKKYVSNGYFGSFDFSDSSSATGTTTGYFTGFYPQATTNFLLGATLKF; encoded by the coding sequence ATGAAATCTACATTTCTTATTCTTTCTTCTAAAAGTTCTAATAACTTTTTCAGGAAATTCAGTTTTAACCTTCAAAATAAAGTAGGTAAAACTAAAAACAGTTTTCTTTTTATAACACTTGGTGTGTTATCAATTAGTGCGAGTGCACAAAACAATCAAAAAGTTCAAGATTCTACTAAAACAGAAAAACTAGATGAGGTTTTAGTAAATGCCGTTCGTGTTAACGCAAATTCACCTATTACGCATTCAAATTTAACTAAAGAAGAAATTTCAAAACGTAACTTAGGACAAGACATTCCGGTTTTAATGAATTTCTTACCGTCGGTTGTTACCACCAGTGATGCTGGTGCTGGTGTAGGGTATACAAGTATTCGCGTTCGTGGAACCGATGGAACCCGCGTTAATGTTACTATAAACGGGATACCATACAACGATCCAGAAAGTCAGGGCTCATTTTGGGTTAATTTAGGTGACTTTGCATCGTCTACCGAAAGCTTGCAATTACAACGTGGAGTGGGAAGTTCTACAAATGGTTCGGGGGCTTTTGGTGCAAGTTTAAACTTGTTAACTGATGCGTTTTCTGAGGAAGCTTCAGGCGAAATATCTAACAGTTTTGGTAGTTACAACACGCGTAAACACACGGTTAAATTAAGCACCGGTTTATTAAATAATCATTTTGAAATTTCCGGGCGTTTTTCAAAAATTTATTCCGATGGTTATGTAGACAGAGCTTTTACAGATTTAAAATCGTATTTCTTACAAGGTATATATAAAGATGACAACACCCTTATTAAAGCCTTAACGTTTGGAAATGCAGAACGCACATATCAAGCTTGGTTTGGTTTAACAGCCGATCAATTAAAGGAGAATCGCCGACAAAACCCCTATACTTACGATAATGAAACCGATAATTATTGGCAAGATCATTATCAGTTACATTGGAACGAGCGTTTAGGTAACAATTGGTCTACTACCCTTGGTTTAAATTATACAAAGGGAAAAGGGTATTTTGAGCAATACAAAACCGATGAAGCTGCAGCCAATTTTAATAATTTAATTGAAGACAATAGCGATGTTATTGTACGTCGTTGGTTAGACAATAATTTTTATGTTGTTAATGCAAATCTTACTTACAAGAAAAATGCTTTAGAAATTATATCGGGTGTTTCATATAATACGTACTCAGGCGATCACTTTGGTGAAGTTATATGGGGAAGCAATTTAGCACCTAATACCAATATTCGTGATCGTTACTACGATGGTGATGCTACAAAAAATGATTTTAGCCTATTCTCTAAAGCGACTTTTAAACTCGCCGAAAAGGTTACAGGGTTTGTAGATTTACAAGGCCGTTTTGTTACCTATAAAACCGATGGTATTAATTCAGATTTGGTAAATTTTGTTACCGATGCTAATTTTAGTTTTTTCAATCCTAAAGTAGGTTTAACTTTTAAACAGAATGATGTAAGTAGTTTCTATGCCTCATACGCTAGAGCCAACAGAGAACCTAACCGAGACGATTTTAAAGCAGGAGTTACAGAAAATGAAACTCTAAATGATGTCGAATTGGGATGGCGTTACCATAATAACAAAATAATGCTTAACTCCAATTTATATTATATGTTTTACCAAAATCAATTGGTTTTAACAGGGCAGTTAGACGATGTTGGAAGTCCTATTCGTGAAACCAGTGGCGCAAGCTATAGGTTAGGTTTGGAGTTAGATGCTGCGATTCAATTTTGTAAAGCATTTAATGTTTCTTCAAACCTTGCATTGAGTTCTAATAAAAATAAAAACTTCAATACATCAATTAACGGTGAAGTAGTTAATTTGGGTAATACCAATATTTCATTTTCTCCAGAAATTGTTATTGGTAATGCTTTAAATTTTTATCCTGCAGAGCGTTTACAACTTTCTCTTTTAAGTAAGTTTGTTGGAGAACAATACATGGGAAATATAGATAATGAAGAATCTAAATTAGATAGTTATTTTGTAAATGATTTTAATTTTAATTATGAATTAAAACCAAACAAAATTTTTAAATCGATTGTATTATCTGGTTTAGTTAATAATATTTTTAATAAAAAGTATGTTTCTAACGGGTATTTTGGTTCTTTCGATTTTTCCGATTCATCGAGTGCTACTGGCACAACCACTGGGTATTTCACAGGTTTTTATCCCCAGGCGACAACTAACTTTTTATTGGGTGCTACTTTAAAGTTTTAG
- the arfB gene encoding alternative ribosome rescue aminoacyl-tRNA hydrolase ArfB yields the protein MFNKDILLKELTFKAVRSSGAGGQHVNKVSSKVELTFNLKDSLAFSEEQLLHLQNKLQNKLTKEGVLMLQCEESRSQHKNKELVIKRFLDLIASSFKVPKKRIATKIPKAVIRKRLKSKRQVADKKANRKKPDLD from the coding sequence ATGTTTAATAAAGACATACTTTTAAAAGAATTAACGTTTAAAGCTGTTAGAAGTTCTGGTGCTGGCGGACAGCATGTTAATAAGGTATCTTCAAAAGTAGAATTAACATTCAATTTAAAGGATTCTTTGGCTTTTTCTGAAGAGCAGCTTTTACATCTTCAAAACAAACTTCAAAATAAATTAACAAAAGAAGGTGTTTTAATGTTGCAATGCGAAGAAAGTAGAAGCCAGCATAAAAATAAAGAACTCGTTATTAAACGATTTTTAGACTTAATAGCCTCGAGTTTTAAAGTTCCTAAAAAACGAATAGCCACGAAAATTCCAAAAGCTGTTATTAGAAAACGCTTAAAAAGCAAGCGTCAAGTTGCTGATAAAAAAGCAAATAGAAAAAAGCCTGATCTCGATTAA